CGATCCTCAGCATCCGCGCGGCTGCATGGCCCTGCAAGGCATGCTCTGTGGCGGGAAGGACTCCGCCTTTGTGCTGGAGCACGCTAGAGCGCGGCGTGTTGCCGCCCAGGAGAAAATACGCGAGCGTTTTGAGCGGGCACGGAAAGAAGGTGACCTGACGCTTGAGGTGAACGCAGGCGATCTGGCGCGCCATCTGGCCATGCTGCTCAATGGGCTTTCCATCCAGGCCTCCAATGGAGCCAGCGCGAAGGAACTGAAACGTGCGGTGGAGTTTGCTTTGAAGACCCTGCCTGTGTGAGGCCCGGTGCATCCTGTCATTTGATTTAACTCGGCATCTCCCCACACTGTGAGACCCCCATGCGCGTTTTCTGCCAAATTCTAACCCTCATTCTTTTTCTCACTGCCTCGATGCAGGCTGCGGAGGGAAAGACGGTCCGCATCTTGACCATCGGCAACAGCTTTTCCCGCAATGCGACCAACCATCTCGATGACCTCGCCCTGGCCGGTGGCCACACCTTGATTCATACACCCATCGTGGTCGGGGGCGCTTCGTTGGAACTGCATTCCGGAAGGGCCATAGCCCATGCTAAAGACCCGAAGGACAAGGCGGGCCTCTACACGAATGGCCGCAGTCTGGTCCAGGAACTGAAGGCCGAAAAATGGGATTACGTGACGATCCAGCAGGCCAGCATCAAAAGCCATGATCTGACGACTTACCAACCGCACGCAAGTCGTCTCTGGAAGCTAATCCAGAAGAATGCTCCTTCCGCAAAGCTGCTGGTGCACCAGACCTGGGCCTACCGGAAAGACGATCCGCGTTTTACCAAACCCAATGGCAAACCCGGCGAGCCAAAGACCCAGGCGGAAATGCATGAGATGCTGAGCAAGGCCTATGCAGCCATCACTCAAGAACTGGGTGCCAAACGTCTGCCCGTGGGAGATGCGATGTACATGGTCGATACCGATGCAAAGTGGGGCTTTCAGCCTGGGCCTTCGTTTGATCCCAAAAGTCTGAAGCGTCCGGCCCTGCCTAACCAAAAGCATTCTCTGCATGTGGGCTGGAATTGGAAGAAGGGAAAAGATGGGAAAATCAACCTGGGCATGGATGGCCATCACGCGAATCTAGCCGGGGAATACCTGGGGGCCTGCGTGTGGTATGAAGTGCTGTTTGGCGAAAGCCCCGTCGGCAATGCCTATGTGCCCAAAGGGCTGGCGGCAGACTATGCTCGATTCCTTCAAGAGACCGCGCATCTGGCTGTGACACAAGCTGCGGCGAAGTCAGCGTCTGCTAGTCATCTTCGTGAACGGGGAAATGGCCTGGCTCTCCAAAGCAAAGAGATGCAAACTTTGGCAGACTTGACCTCTCAACCTCAATGAATCCAGGCACCCGTGCTCCGCGCTGGGCGGCCATCATCCCCTGGCTGTTTGTCCTGCTGTGGAGTAGCGGCTTCATTGGGTCCAAGCTGGGTGTGCCGTATGCCGAGCCCTTCACATTCCTGACGCTGCGCTATGTCATCGTGCTGGCGGTATTGGTGCCAATCGCTTTTCTCACGCGTGCGCCATGGCCGCAGGGCAGGGGACAGATCGCCCATCTCATTTTGGCGGGCTTGCTGATTCATGCCCTGTATCTCAGTGGCTGTGTGTACGCTTTGCGGTTAGGCCTGCCAGCAGGAATCGTCAGTCTCATTGTCTCCCTGCAGCCTCTGCTGACAGCC
The Prosthecobacter algae genome window above contains:
- a CDS encoding DUF4886 domain-containing protein; its protein translation is MRVFCQILTLILFLTASMQAAEGKTVRILTIGNSFSRNATNHLDDLALAGGHTLIHTPIVVGGASLELHSGRAIAHAKDPKDKAGLYTNGRSLVQELKAEKWDYVTIQQASIKSHDLTTYQPHASRLWKLIQKNAPSAKLLVHQTWAYRKDDPRFTKPNGKPGEPKTQAEMHEMLSKAYAAITQELGAKRLPVGDAMYMVDTDAKWGFQPGPSFDPKSLKRPALPNQKHSLHVGWNWKKGKDGKINLGMDGHHANLAGEYLGACVWYEVLFGESPVGNAYVPKGLAADYARFLQETAHLAVTQAAAKSASASHLRERGNGLALQSKEMQTLADLTSQPQ